From a single Alloactinosynnema sp. L-07 genomic region:
- a CDS encoding SDR family oxidoreductase → MTTSQKLALITGANKGIGKETARRLAALGITVLIGARNAERGEAATEELRAGGADVRFVPLDVTDETSVQAAAQHIDATFGRLDILINNAAIAAEPQKPSETPAATVRQVYETNVFGVIAVTHAMLPLLRRSAAARIVNMSSELGSLTHLADPSSPWSAYSSILLPYCTSKSALNSITALYANELRAEGILVNAVSPGYCATDLNRHTGIRTAEEGAAVAVDLATAGEDGPAGAFLAEDGPIPW, encoded by the coding sequence ATGACGACTTCGCAGAAGCTTGCTCTGATCACCGGCGCGAACAAGGGCATCGGCAAGGAAACGGCGCGCAGGCTCGCAGCCCTCGGCATCACCGTCCTGATCGGCGCCCGCAACGCCGAGCGTGGCGAGGCGGCGACCGAGGAGCTTCGCGCGGGCGGCGCCGACGTACGGTTCGTTCCGCTGGACGTCACCGACGAGACCTCGGTACAGGCCGCCGCCCAGCACATCGACGCCACGTTCGGCCGCCTCGACATCCTCATCAACAACGCCGCGATCGCCGCCGAACCGCAAAAGCCGAGTGAAACCCCAGCCGCTACCGTTCGGCAGGTCTACGAGACCAACGTGTTCGGCGTCATAGCGGTGACCCACGCCATGCTCCCCCTGCTCCGCCGCTCCGCCGCCGCACGCATCGTCAACATGTCCAGCGAACTCGGCTCCCTCACCCACCTGGCCGACCCGAGCAGCCCGTGGTCCGCCTACTCCTCGATCCTCCTCCCTTACTGCACCTCGAAGAGCGCGCTGAACTCGATCACCGCGCTCTACGCCAATGAACTGCGCGCCGAAGGGATCCTGGTCAACGCGGTGAGTCCCGGCTACTGCGCGACCGACCTCAACCGCCACACCGGGATACGCACGGCGGAGGAGGGCGCGGCCGTGGCGGTTGACCTGGCGACGGCGGGCGAGGACGGCCCGGCGGGCGCCTTTTTGGCCGAGGACGGGCCGATTCCCTGGTGA